The region ACCACTAAGGACACGCCACCGCACGATCAAGTCACACCTTCACATTTCGATTTCCTTCCTGCTTATTATCATACGTCCAAGGCACTCCATGAAAACCCAGATCAAATAAATTGCACATAGAGAGAACTTCCCAGAAATTAGCCATGAGTTTAGGCAATCTTTTATTACGATAAAAATGCTCATATTGCCACATAGCTTCATTAAAATCGCCGACCATAAACCAAGGGCAAGAACCAAGAAATTTAATCTGCCTCAAACAACGGCGAAGCTAGACAGAACTAGCTGGGGGcgaaaggtaaaatatgagtgcttGGGGGGGGCAAAAGCTAAAAAAGTTCTCATCTAAGCCCTCGCAACAATTTTTTATTCAAAAGTTGCTTCAATATTGGGGGAGGGGGGCACAGCCCCCAGTAGCCTACATAGCTCTGCCGTTGTCATCAAAAGCTTCCACATGACATAACTCTGGCTCGCCTTCGGTTCCCCATAAACCAATGTGCATCTCCATTTTGGTACCACTCTTACAGATATACAAGTCAATAAAGTGATCACCAAATTTGTTTAACTCCACAAAGAAGCATTCATCCCAGAATACCACTAAACCACCGTCTTTGGCTTTACTCGAAACTGTAAAAACATTTTTCATACCCAAACGATACCGCAAACTCTCAACATAATCTTTAGTTTGCCTTGTTTCAGAAAGAAAAATAATGTTGGGTCGGTAAGACTTATTGAGGCACACTAATTCTTGAACTGTACGAGGTCGTAGTGGTGCTACTTTCTGATACTTTATATCTTTGGTAGTGCAAAATCATCTATCTATGCAGTTGATGAATGTGATGACATTATATCTTTACGGGTCACTAGATTCGGACATGTATATGAAGATTCCTCACGGAATCTCTATCCCGAATACAAGTGTAAAACGCAACATGTATTGTGTAAAACCCAACATGTATTGTGTAAACTTCAATATGTCATTATATGGCTTAAGGCAATTGAGGCGGATGTGATACAACCAACTCAGTGAGTTCCTTCCACAATAAGGTTACTCCAATAGTAGTGATTGCCCATGTGTCTTTATCAAAAAAGTCTACAGGATTTTGCATCATTTTAGTGTACATCGATGATCTCAACATCACAGGCAACACACAAGACATTGATGAAGCACACAATCACCTAAAgatggaatttgagatgaaggatttgagtAAAACCAAATATTGCTTAGGTATTCAACTTGAGTACCTTCCCTCGGGAATCATGGTACACCAAGTGATCCAGAAAATATTGGAGAAATTCAATATGGACAAATCCTACCCATCTGAAACTCCCATGGTGGTTTGTTCTCTTGACGTAGAGAAAGATCCATCCAGGCCAAGGGATGATGGAGAAAAAATATTGGGACCCGATGTTCTAAACAGACTCCGGTGGCCATATCTACCAATCATTCTGAAATAATTTCATTATTTGAGGCATCACATGAATGTGTGTGGCTTCGCAGAATGATAAACCACATACAATAGTCATGTGGAATTGGTTCTATTGAATCACCTACCATTATCTACGAAGATAACGCGGCTTGTGTTGCGCAGATGCAAACATGATAAATCAAGAGTAATATCACTAAGCATATTTGTCATAAGTGTTTTTCCCCATGATCTTCAGAAATGTGAGGAAATAAACATCTTGCAAGTTAAATCATGTGAAAACCTTGCTGATTTACTTACGAAGGTTGTACCAAATTTTACATTCCAGAAAtatgttcatggaattggtatgcGACGACTTCGGGACTTACAAGTATCAGCGGGAGTATCTCCGTGAACTATTCTTGTTTAAAACATCATATTGCACTATTTCTCTTTGTGAGTTTATGTTTCGAGTTCTCATCAAGGATCCTAATGAAATTTTGAAGAAGAGTCTTTCGTTGTGATGATACTACATTGGACAATCTTAGAGAGGATGATCCTACCAGGACAAGCGTGTGAAGATTCTACATGGACAAGCGTACATTAGGGGGTGTTATGATTAATTAGCACATATATTTACTAGGGAAAATCTCCTCTTGTCTAACTGCATAGCAGTTCCTTAGTGTCAAACAACGCATCTATAGGATGCACCTGTTCGACATGTCGTGCCTGTTCGACGCGTCTCTTCCAGAGGTATATAAACTGTACTCAATCCATATTATCAATCAATACAGTTGATCATTTTTACTTTAAACAGGATGGTCACATGAAATGTTTGTTGCTTGTTGCTGATTTTAAGACCTCTTCTTTAGAACCGGTAAACTAAGTTGTGTCCTTTTGAGTACCTCTGATTGCAATTTTATTTGCTTgacttttttttgaaacaagttacTTGCTTGACTTCAACATTGTTAAGGAATAATGCTTAATCAACAACTGACTTAGTTTAGCAATAGTTATGCGGTTATCTCTTCCGAGAGATGCTTCCCCTGACCTATCTCAATAAAAACCTTGCAATGCTGGCTGCTCTTGAGCCATTGAGGAAATCATGCTGCCCTTTGTGCGCCTCAGGCTTGCGTGCAGTTCCCCAGCGCTCGCCTTTGGCAGTTCGCGTGCCGAGAATGACACGGTCGTCCATGCCTTGCCTCCTGGGGCGTTCACGCGTCGGCTCCTGGGGACGAGTCCTTTGACGACCTCGCTGCGGCTGCCTCCCAAGGTGGCTTGTAAGGTTACGGCAGCCTGACTCAGTAAACCAACGCGTGAGAAAATAGTTGGCGTGCAATGTGACGCCCTGTTTCGGCTCTACACAGGTCGCCGTCCGTGGCACGGACGCACAAGGCCATGCTACAGGTGGCTGAAGTCGTAGTGATCTCCTGCTACAAGCCTACAAGTAGAACGGCAAGACAACCAAGCCAAATAATGGGCATTCTTACAGAAACTGTAAATAAAACGGGCAGCCCAGCTAAACAATCATCGTCGAACTATGAATTTAATTAATAGTAATAATACAACAGATATCAAATCCACATTCATCCCAGCTAAAATAAGAAGAATCCTCTACTCGAAGCCAGATTAATAAAGTTACATTTTACAAGCCCTCCTAAGGGCACGCGCCTTGACGCCTGGAAACTTTTGTTACAGCGACTGCAATAAGAGCTCAGTCCTACTACACGGCGAGGCCGGTCGGTCGCCCCTCGCCGGATGACCGCGACGGCCTTACGAGGACGGGCGCGCCCGCTTgttgctgccgctgccgccgccgttggCGCCCATGCACGACGGGCACTTGTACTGCTTGATGTGCTCCGCCTTGGCCGGCGTGATCTTGACACACTTGCCGTGGAACCACTTCTCGCACATGTCGCAGCCGATCCAGAACTCGTCCTGCCCGTAGTTGTCCCCACACGCGCCGCACAGCGTATCGCCGTGCTCTtccccgccaccgccaccgccggcgGCGCCTCCACCATCCTCGCCCGCATCCGGGGCTTCGTCCTCATGATCTTCCTCCTTCAGCTGGGGCTTGGGCTGCTTCGCCCGAGGCTCCGAGGTTTTCTGCTTTCACAACGGAGGGTGCAAGTGAGACGACCATAGGGCAAACTAATATTCAGACGCAATAAACTTCAGTAGACGACCTTGGCATCTACCAAAAAGTGTCAAACTTACTTGCACGGGCAGAAGACAAAATCATGGTATGAGTAAATCAAAGGAAAAGTGAGCCGTACCATTTTATTGTTGGCCTTGGATTTGCTATTGCTGTGGTTATTGTTGGTCGGAGCCTTGGTTTTACTCTTCCCACTAACAACATCAAAAATCGTGGGAAGCTCATTAATCATACCAAACAGGCGCTTCCTGCATTAAGATAACAGCAAAGCATCAGTAACAACACATCAGGTCAACAGCGAAAGAAACAGCAAGAATCTCAGAGTAGGTGGTTCTCATTAAGATACAACATGCTTTAACCGCAGAATGTCATGGATCATCTTCTGTATACCAAGCAACTCTAATAAGCTCACATTATGAATGCTACCAAAAGTTAACCAATTCTCACTCTCATTATTATGGGTCTTTCAAAACATGGGCTAAAGTTGCAAAATGACATTAAGCAATGCACATTTACACAAGTACCCATGATACCAGGTTAAAATGTTTCCAAGCGTTTCACAAAATGacatgaagcaatgcacatttacACAAGTACCCATGATACCAGGTTAAAATGCTTCCAAGCGTTTATGGAAATTGCTACTGCAGGTTTGTGCAGTTTGACGAATGCATTTTGGTTACAACTCATTAGACGTGAGCCAAACAATTTCCAGCAGTCCATTCTGGGCTTTATTGTTAAGACCATGATTAAGCTGCAATTACCTAGTAAATTTCGTTTCTTAATGCTAGGCATCAAATGTGGTTATGAAAATAATATAGGAAAGAAGGAACTGCACAGATGGAAGAGAAAGAAAGCACAGCACGATACTGGCAGGATAGTAGGTAAACAGAACAGTATAGATTCATGGAAGATGAGTGGAAAGTGGAAACTCACCTGTCACTTTTATCAAATCCGAATCGAGCACCAAAGTAGAATGCAACAGATAGTAACCATGCGTCGCTGTGTACTGCAACCATGGATAGCCAATCTTTTTCCTGCATTCCATCTCGTGCAAAGTTGATGCCCAATGCTGGCTCTGGGAGCTCAGGTGGCACTTCTTCAGCAGGTAAGTTTACTTCCCAATGCTCATTGGGAAACCCATAAAGGCACAAATTTTCTTTTTCTGCAGACGAGAACACTGAGTTATGTATGTATGGACTCAGAAGAATCTCAAAGGGCTCTCACAGCATTTAGGCTGCGCTGTAACTAGATTACCCCACATAATCATAGATATGTAACTGAAGAAATAAAAAAGAAGATGCTCCAAGCTTGAGTTTGCACATAAGTTGAAATCATCAAGCATATTTGAAATGAAGGAAAGACACATGTAAACCTACAAAATATTCAATTAAATCACGTATTCATGGCAACCGTATTCCTAACAGAAGAAGCAGTATATATCATACAAGTAATCAAGATGAAGAAGGTGACGTTTTGGCACTAGGGGTCCAGATGAACCCGTTATCTGAGCCATCAAACTTATTGTATGGATCTGTGCCAAAAGCAGGGCAGACATATGGGCATGCAGACATCTTGCATGGACAGGAAGTGTACGTCAGGCCAGCATACAAATTGCAGCGCTGAATCTCACAGTCTATTTTGGCAAGCTAGACTACAGATCCGACATGACCGATGGTACATGAAACAACTAAGTGTCTGTACCATAGTACACAAAATTTAGCCGAGTCAGTATTTTTTTGAAGGGAAGGAAAGAGTCAGTCGTGGTACTCCCAGTTTATCATTAAAACATTGTACCTGCATGTACCTAAGTCCATGGGTGTTGCTTGTTTTGCATTGCCGTCTGAAATGTGCTGTGCTCAAGTTGGATTAGTGTGTGCATTTTGTTTACACCGTTTAGATAAGCTACAACACATACTCCATTGGGTTGTTGTGAGTCTCAGGCAGCAAGTTTGGGATGGCTGTTACGACTAAATAAAAGGAAGAAGAGGCACAAAGTTACCACATCACAAAAATTGTAGTGTCTCGTGTTCTTTCAAGTGGTCGCATGAGTATCCCTCCGTGGCTGCGTCTACCATTCGTGTTCCTCGTGTGAGTTGATGCTGGCCTGAAACCAAGACTTCTAATGAGCAGCTCACGCTAGCGTGGCGGCAACCATGGCACCACGTATCAGCTCGATCCTGATCTACCGCAGCAGCTTCTCCTCTGGCCACCGTCGACACCAACTGGCCTCCTGAGTACCTCACTAGGAGCAAGACGAGCAGGACATGGATCTGGTGGAAGTTTTTGTTCGGCTGAGCAGATGGGGCAGGTGTAGTTAATGGCTTCTCCCGAGCCGGTGGCACGTAACTTGCAACGATAGTTCATGAAACTTATTCTGCGTTTGTGGTGCCAAGGAAAAGACAGCAACCTCATTATTATTGCGCAGACATGGGCGAGGTCACTAATCTGCAATACAGATGAGTGTACAACCGCTAGCAGGAATGTTGGCACCACTCATCGGTCGTGACAATGACATCGAGAGTATCTAGACCTGAGAGCCAAACTGAATATCTGGATGAAGAGCTATAAAAAATAGCCAAGACTCCAATCATTACCAAGCCCGAAAATACACGAGAAGAATATCAAAGATCAAGTCATTTACAACATAAAAAGGACACCATTTGATCAAGATAATACTTAACCGTGTTATGAGCTTAGGAAGGGAAGTTAGCACACTGGAAAAAGGCAAACATACAATTGATGTAATCAATCCATTGCAGGAGAATAGACATATTGATTCATCTATTAATGGGATAAAGTTCCCTCTGAGATTTTACCTTGCATTTGGCACACTATGCATGCCGAATGACACCTCACGATAATTGCACTAACCAGCATTCAAATTCATTTTTATCCAACCCTATAGCATTCTGCCGATGAATCTACATAAGCCCATTCAACTCAATTCACCGTGTTACACTCCTAGGCAGCTAGAGAAATACGGATGCTCTCTTGGTTTCCTCCATATTCATAGTAAGTTCCTCAGAGCATTCCGATGGTTACAAGCTGCAATGGCACTATACTGTGCAGAGGGCAGTAGAGGCATTGAAGAACAAAGAAGGGGGAAAGGCTGACGACAGGGCTATGTTAGGGGTGCAAATTTACAAAACATTAAAGAATGCAATGCTAGGCAATCCTCCACCACCAATACACTGAAGGAACCAACATCGCTGTTCTTTGCCCTATGCAACAGTAGAACTGTACACACACTGGTAGACAGCAAGCAGCAAAGAAAGGCATGTCCTACTCCTATCATTGTAGTCTGCCAGTCCTTGCAAGTCAAGAACTGCATCAACCATTATTAGGGCAGAAGAATCACACCCCACCAACCAAGCAGGACCCAGTAGTGCTGAACCCAACAAACCAAACTCACATACGCACTAGCCAACTAGCAGCTCCCCAACGACCAGTGCCACCTTTTCTACTACTACCAAGATAACTACTAGCTCCCAAAGGTGGAAGCTTTCAGCAGGAAGGGACACTGATGAATTCATTGACCACTCAGTCTCTAGGGCAGCAGGGCCAAGCATGTGGAATGATCTGAGCCGTCCGTTTCCGGGCATCCGACTGGTGAGGCCTACGTCAGAGTCTCCCCTCCACAGGAGGCTCGTTATTAAGTCCAACAATTAAGGCCCTCTGCTCGATATTCAGAGGGCTTCACGCACCCTGCATATTCTATTGCGACTTCTTCGGTCCATGGATTCAAAATAAGCACTAAAATTGCGGGGAGGATTTGAAATAAAGTAGAGATTAGTCTGTTAATTCCTCAGTATTCAGAGTAACACTCAGTCAAGCATGTTTAGATGAAAAGGCACATCGATTATTTTCTAAGAAACTCCACTAAACACCCATCCCTAATTGGTAGTAGTAATTACGATATAAATGTTAATTATCTGCGAGATTATGGAAGGATAATACAGCAAAATCTGCAGGGAAAGAGCAGCGAAGAACAGCAGGGCAGACAGACAGACAGACGCGAGAATTCACTCACCCGGGTCGCATTGCCGGAAGAATTCCTCCACATCTGCAGCAAGAACAAAGGCAGAAACAGTCAGGAGAAAAAAACAAGGCGAGAAATCCCATGCAACGGCAGCGTAATTCGGAAAGCCGGAATCTTCGGCCGCCGAGAAGAAAAACCAATCTGGCGAGCGAATCTGCGGCGACCTACCGGTGGTGAGCGCGCGGGCGAGGCCGTTGCGGCGGCCCTTGTAGTCCCGGAAGACCTCCTCCACCGTCCTGGGGTTGTACTGCGCGTCCATTGTTAACCGCAGAGGATTCGAGCGCGGGGAggcggagggggaggggggagcggAGGGGATGGGTACTGTGCTTGTGTTTTATTTTGACGTCTTCGGGGTAGTATCTTTTTTTTAGGGAAGTTTTAAAAAGAGGAAAGAGGGGCGGACGCCAAGGGTGGGACTGCGACTTAAGTGGATTGGAGAGCACGGCGGACGTGTCCGTGCGGGTGGGGCCCGCCGCCCGTGGGACGTCCATCCATGGAACGGAATGGATACGTGTATCTTTTTCTTGTGGGCGAGTTGCGTCAGCGTGCGTGCGTTTTTTCTTGCACATTTTTACGGTGTCCTTTTTTGCTCTTGTTTTCGTTTTTTTGGACTTTTTGTTCCTTTGTCTGCATGACGTTGGTCAGTTTCCGGTTGCGGATTTTTTTTCAAGAGTACGCCAAGAGCGTACCTAAACTTTATAGAAAGGAGAAATAATTATAAGAAGATTGTTCTGGCCCTCACCATAGGTCGGCGATGCCAATGAGACTCCCACTCCTACTCCTACCATACACGACTACTCACATAACTGTTGTACACTCCTTGCTCCTGCCGCTAACCAAAGTCGTAGCTCTTGGTAGATCTTGGTGGAAAGTTCCTCTTCATTGCTTATGCATTGGCCATCAAAAACTCGTTCATTCCTTTGCTTCCAAAtactccaacaagtcagtagcaccAGCAAGTCAAATCCCTTCCGATACCTCTTGGGGATCCGCTTCCGGGCGGTTGGCCACCAATCCTGTAATATCTCTATCGCAGAGAGAAGCATCTGCATGTCAATCTGGGCCCACCGGAAGCATTGTAACCACACTTGCCTCGAGTAAACACATTGGAGCATTATATGATCCACCGAGTCTTCCTCTTGATCACAAAGGAAACACACCGATGTTGCGTCCTGTAATCCATGCCGAAATCTTCGATCGGAGGTCCAAAGTCTTCGTTGCAGTGCCAACCACATGAACAATCTGCAACCCAGTGGGACGCAGCATTTCCACAGTCCTTTGGCGCATCCTAGTTTGACAACCCCCTCGTTCATAATTTGGTAAGCAGATGAAGCCGGGTACTGTACCGATGCGGACCACTTCCAGATCGCTTGATCCTCCATAGAAGTGTCAAGATCTGCAGCACTTAAGATCTCCCGTAGGTGGATGAATTGGACAAGTCCCTCGGTGGACAGTTCCCCTTTGATGTCATTGATTCAATTACTCGAGGTCAGCCCTTCCCTTGCCAACTGTCGATTCACCGTTTGAGTTCTTACTTGTGCTACTACCAGCGGTGCAATTTCCGCTATGCGGAGACCCTGGATCCATCTATCTTTCCAAAACAAGATTTGGCTCCCATTGCCCAAAGTCCAATGCACTAAGCTAGCGAAAGTTGCTTGCATCTCCTTGTCCGCCGACATAGTCAGGCCCTGCTAAGGTTTGGAGTTGTCAGTATGTCTTAGCCATTCCCATCTGAGTCTGAGGGCAATTCTTTGAGTATGTAGATTTATCACACCCAGCCTGCCA is a window of Triticum dicoccoides isolate Atlit2015 ecotype Zavitan chromosome 2B, WEW_v2.0, whole genome shotgun sequence DNA encoding:
- the LOC119363015 gene encoding PHD finger protein ALFIN-LIKE 9-like; this encodes MDAQYNPRTVEEVFRDYKGRRNGLARALTTDVEEFFRQCDPEKENLCLYGFPNEHWEVNLPAEEVPPELPEPALGINFARDGMQEKDWLSMVAVHSDAWLLSVAFYFGARFGFDKSDRKRLFGMINELPTIFDVVSGKSKTKAPTNNNHSNSKSKANNKMKTSEPRAKQPKPQLKEEDHEDEAPDAGEDGGGAAGGGGGGEEHGDTLCGACGDNYGQDEFWIGCDMCEKWFHGKCVKITPAKAEHIKQYKCPSCMGANGGGSGSNKRARPSS